Part of the Planctomycetota bacterium genome is shown below.
CAGATTCGATGCCTCGACGGTCGGCTTGATGTGCTCCCAGTAATCCTGGTGATCGGTCACGACTTGCAACCGTCCGCCGGGCACCAGCACACGCTCGACGATCTCCATAAATGCTGGCTGGATCAGGCGACGCTTGTTGTGCTTCGCCTTGGGCCAGGGGTCGGGGAAGTAGATGTGCAGCGCATCGACCGACTCTGCCGACACGAGTTCGGTCAGGAACCAGTTCGCCTCGGCGCGGGACATGCGTGCGTTATCAGCGCAGCCGTTGCGACGCAAGCGGTCGGCGGTGTAGCGGTATTAGAAGCGTGCCCACTCGAGGCCGTAGAAGTTGATGTCCTTGCGGGTGGTAGCCTGCTGGGTGATGAACGTGCCCTTGCCGCAGCCGATCTCGATCTCGACCGGGTTGGCATTGCCGAAGAGCGCGGCCCAGTCGATCGGGCGGGGCAGGGCTTCGACCTCCAGGCCGACCGGTTCCACGACAAGTTCCTTCCGCGTCTGCATGAGCGAATACGATAGCGCATGGCAAAGTTGAAGGGCCAAACCATCGCGGTTACCGGCGGCAACAGCGGCATCGGCTTCGAAACCTGCAAGGTCCTCGCCGAACGCGGAGCGCACGTCATCCTCATGGGCCGCGACGAACACCGTTGCCTGCGCGCCGCCGAGCAGATCAACGGCCATGTGAAGATCGTCGTCTGCGATCTGGCCGACTTCGCCAGTGTCCGCCGCGCCGTCGAGCGTATCGACAAGCTGCACGTCCTGATCAACAACGCCGGCATGCACTCCAGCCAGTACAAGGAAACCGTCGACGGCTTCGAGCAAACCCTCCAGGTGAACCACCTCGGCCACTACCTGCTCACGTCGCTGCTGTTGCCGAAGATGTCGAGCAACGACCCGCGCGTGATCAACCTCAGCAGCCGGGCCCACGAGAACAGCCCCACGCCCGACTTCGACGACCTGAACCTCAAGACTCGCTATCGCGGTATCCGCGCCTATTGCCAATCCAAGCTCTTCAACATCTGGTTCACCAAGACCCTCGACGAGAAGTACCCGCAGGTGCAAACCAACGCCGTCCACCCCGGCGTGATCGCGACGGGCATCTTCCGCAACCTCCCGTGGATCGTCCGGACACCGATCCTGAAGTTCTTCACCAAGACGCCCGAGGAAGGCGCGAAAACGAGCATCCACCTCGCCGCCGATGACATTGACGTGAGCGGCCGCTACTGGCGTGACGAGAAGCCGACCAACGAGAGCAAGCTCGCCAAGGACGCCGCGCTCGCCCGCCGCTTCTGGGACTGGAGTTTGAAAGCCACCGGCGCGCGGTGGCCTACGGTCGAAGGTGCCAACGGTTGAATACACGACGCGCGTCCCCGCACCCCTCGCCGACGTCTGGGCCTGGCACGAGGACATCTACGATGCGTTCCTCGCGCTGGTCCCGCCGGACCAGCAGGTGGAGCTGGTGAAGGCAGAGCCGTTGCCGCCGCGGGTGGGGACGATCGTGGAGATCAAGACGAAGGTGCCCGTGCTGGGCTGGAAGCCGTGGATCGCCGAGTACGTCGGCCACGAACCGCCGAATGAGAACGGCGAAGCCTGGTTCATCGACCGCAGCAACGAAGGCCCGTTCAAGCACTGGAACCACAAGCACCACTTCAAGTCGGAAGGCAACGAAACGGTCCTGACCGACTCCATCCACTACACCCCGCCCTTCGGCCCCATCGGCTGGGTCGCCGACAAGCTCCTCATCCGCCGCCAGCTCAACGCGATGTTCGCGTACCGACACAAGGTGACCCGCGAGAAGTTTAGCGGAGTTGGTAGTCGGTAAAACTTAGTTGGTAGAGTCGCACGACGCCGTTTCCCCTCTACCAACTAAGTTCTACCAACTACCGACTCTTCCAAATGCCCCGCACCATCCAACCCGGTTCCACCATCGGCATCCTCGGCGGCGGGCAGCTCGGCCGCATGTTCGGCATCGCCGCCCGACGCATGGGCTACCGCGTGCATTGCCTCGACCCCGCACAGGACTGCCCGGCCGGCCAGGTCGCCGACGTCGAGATCAACCGTCCCTACGACGACATCGACGCCGCGCGGAACTTTGCCAACCGCGTCGATGTGGTGACCTTCGAGTTCGAGAACGTCCCGGCCGAGACACTCGAAGCGATCGAAGCCATCACGCCGGTGCATCCCTCGCCGCACGTCCTGCACACCTGTCGGCACCGCCTGCGCGAGAAGACGTTCCTGCGCGAAGGCCGATTCCCGCACGCGGACTGGAAGGAATGCCAAAGTGCCGAGGACGTCGCCGAGGCGGTCGAAGCCTTCGGCGGCGGGATTTTGAAGACCGCGCTATTCGGTTACGACGGCAAGGGGCAGAGCAAACTGAAACCCGGTGACGACTACGCCGCGGCGTGGGCCGCGCTGAACCAGCCGACGTGCGTCGTTGAGAAGATCGTCCCCTTCGATCGCGAGATCAGCGTCATCGTCGCCCGCACCGCGGCGGGGGAGATGAAAAGCTTCCCGCCGTTCGAGAACGTGCACGTCAACCACATCCTCGACGTGGCGACCTGTCCGGCCGATGCGCCGGGCGCGGTCGAACTCGCCGAGGCGATCGCGGACAAGCTCGACGTCGTCGGCCTGCTCGCGGTGGAGATGTTCGTCGTCGGCGACGACATCCTCGTCAACGAACTCGCCCCCCGCCCCCACAACAGCGGCCACCTGACCTTCGACGCCTGCGTCACCAGCCAGTTCGAGCAGCAACTAAGGGCCGTCTGCGGCCTCCCCCTCGGCGACCCAAGCCTGCTATGCGGCGGAGCCGCCATGGCCAACCTCCTCGGCGACCTGTGGGCCGATGGCGAACCGAACTGGCCCGCCGCATTGCAAGACCCCCGCGTCAAGCTCCACCTCTATGGCAAGACCGAAGCAAGGAAAGGGCGGAAGATGGGCCACTTGGCAGTCTGCCTAAGCCGTCCAGATAAACATGCTGCTCAAGAAGTGGTCGCAGGGATCAGAGGGTCAATCATTCGATGTTGCTCGAATTAATCGCGATTCTTCGAGATCGTTTTTTATCTGGAAGACTCTGCCGCCTATTTCCGGATCTGGCACAAGCCTCTCGTGTAGAGATAGCAAGTCGTGTAATGTTCCATCCTTGAGCCCGTGATATCGTAAGCGGATTTCTTCCACGTTAACAAAATTGGACTTCGCAAAAGACATTGCTTCATATCGCGATGCCCGCTCTGCGAAGGCGGTGACTTCGATGATGCAGATTAAGTTATCGTCAAGAAGGCTCTCGATTTGCCTCTCAAGAAGTTCGGTTGTTCTGCCGGTAGTGCTCACTTCAATCGCGGATCTTCGAACAGCAACCAAAGTGTTCAAAGATCTAAACAATGGTTGTGTCTTTACTGCGATTGAGGTGGCAAGCTTCCACTGTGAGTC
Proteins encoded:
- a CDS encoding 5-(carboxyamino)imidazole ribonucleotide synthase; this translates as MPRTIQPGSTIGILGGGQLGRMFGIAARRMGYRVHCLDPAQDCPAGQVADVEINRPYDDIDAARNFANRVDVVTFEFENVPAETLEAIEAITPVHPSPHVLHTCRHRLREKTFLREGRFPHADWKECQSAEDVAEAVEAFGGGILKTALFGYDGKGQSKLKPGDDYAAAWAALNQPTCVVEKIVPFDREISVIVARTAAGEMKSFPPFENVHVNHILDVATCPADAPGAVELAEAIADKLDVVGLLAVEMFVVGDDILVNELAPRPHNSGHLTFDACVTSQFEQQLRAVCGLPLGDPSLLCGGAAMANLLGDLWADGEPNWPAALQDPRVKLHLYGKTEARKGRKMGHLAVCLSRPDKHAAQEVVAGIRGSIIRCCSN
- a CDS encoding SRPBCC family protein; its protein translation is MPTVEYTTRVPAPLADVWAWHEDIYDAFLALVPPDQQVELVKAEPLPPRVGTIVEIKTKVPVLGWKPWIAEYVGHEPPNENGEAWFIDRSNEGPFKHWNHKHHFKSEGNETVLTDSIHYTPPFGPIGWVADKLLIRRQLNAMFAYRHKVTREKFSGVGSR
- a CDS encoding SDR family oxidoreductase, producing MAKLKGQTIAVTGGNSGIGFETCKVLAERGAHVILMGRDEHRCLRAAEQINGHVKIVVCDLADFASVRRAVERIDKLHVLINNAGMHSSQYKETVDGFEQTLQVNHLGHYLLTSLLLPKMSSNDPRVINLSSRAHENSPTPDFDDLNLKTRYRGIRAYCQSKLFNIWFTKTLDEKYPQVQTNAVHPGVIATGIFRNLPWIVRTPILKFFTKTPEEGAKTSIHLAADDIDVSGRYWRDEKPTNESKLAKDAALARRFWDWSLKATGARWPTVEGANG